Proteins encoded in a region of the Micropterus dolomieu isolate WLL.071019.BEF.003 ecotype Adirondacks linkage group LG09, ASM2129224v1, whole genome shotgun sequence genome:
- the fam133b gene encoding protein FAM133 isoform X2, producing MVLIGALCCSQRQKAYINPIAAARARGPAQNSGPTIQDYLSRPRPTWEELKEQLEKKKKGSRALADFEDKMNDKWRKELAKNREKLLGGGDKEKDKKTTEKEKEEKKEKKEKKKKEKKKPSRHSSSSSSSSSSDSSSSSSSESEDEDEKKSVKKKRKRKKSSSRRASDSSEEESEAESKKKKRIKEEGDKEKDDRRKKERKRKAERSYKDTSSESSVDSEGEEVAEAKKKKRSSEEKEKIPDKSKKKRKKKHKKHGRKKKKKTASQSDLELN from the exons ATGGTTTTAATTGGTGCATTGTGTTGTAGCCAACGCCAAAAG GCTTACATTAACCCCATTGCTGCTGCACGAGCCAGGGGACCGGCACAGAACTCCGGACCAACCATACAGGATTACTTAAGCAGACCTCGACCAACATG GGAAGAATTAAAGGAGCAgctggagaagaagaagaagggctCCCGAGCCCTGGCTgactttgaggacaaaatgaACGAT aaATGGAGGAAAGAACTGGCAAAAAACCGAGAGAAGTTGTTAGGGGGAGgtgacaaagaaaaagacaaaaaaacaacagaaaaggaaaaagaggagaagaaagagaaaaaagag aaaaagaagaaagagaagaagaagcccAGCAGG cattcttcatcttcctcctcctcatcgaGTTCTGATTCTTCTAGCAGCTCCTCCTCAGAATCTGAAGACGAG GATGAAAAGAAGAGTGTGAAGAAAAAGCGGAAGAGAAAGAAGTCATCGTCCAGGAGAGCATCGGACAGCTCAGAGGAAGAATCTGAAGCTGAAAGCaag aaaaagaaaagaatcaaGGAAGAAGGGGACAAAGAGAAG GATGAcagaagaaagaaggaaagaaaaaggaaggCCGAGCGAAGTTACAAAGACACATCTTCAGAGTCATCTGTGGACTCTGAGGGGGAGGAGGTA GCTGAAgccaagaagaaaaagagaagtagcgaggaaaaggagaaaatcCCA gaCAAATccaagaagaaaaggaaaaagaagcaCAAGAAACAcggcagaaaaaagaaaaagaagactgCATCTCAGTCAGACTTGGAGCTCAATTAA
- the fam133b gene encoding protein FAM133 isoform X1: MVLIGALCCSQRQKAYINPIAAARARGPAQNSGPTIQDYLSRPRPTWEELKEQLEKKKKGSRALADFEDKMNDKWRKELAKNREKLLGGGDKEKDKKTTEKEKEEKKEKKEKKKKEKKKPSRHSSSSSSSSSSDSSSSSSSESEDEDEKKSVKKKRKRKKSSSRRASDSSEEESEAESKKKKKRIKEEGDKEKDDRRKKERKRKAERSYKDTSSESSVDSEGEEVAEAKKKKRSSEEKEKIPDKSKKKRKKKHKKHGRKKKKKTASQSDLELN; encoded by the exons ATGGTTTTAATTGGTGCATTGTGTTGTAGCCAACGCCAAAAG GCTTACATTAACCCCATTGCTGCTGCACGAGCCAGGGGACCGGCACAGAACTCCGGACCAACCATACAGGATTACTTAAGCAGACCTCGACCAACATG GGAAGAATTAAAGGAGCAgctggagaagaagaagaagggctCCCGAGCCCTGGCTgactttgaggacaaaatgaACGAT aaATGGAGGAAAGAACTGGCAAAAAACCGAGAGAAGTTGTTAGGGGGAGgtgacaaagaaaaagacaaaaaaacaacagaaaaggaaaaagaggagaagaaagagaaaaaagag aaaaagaagaaagagaagaagaagcccAGCAGG cattcttcatcttcctcctcctcatcgaGTTCTGATTCTTCTAGCAGCTCCTCCTCAGAATCTGAAGACGAG GATGAAAAGAAGAGTGTGAAGAAAAAGCGGAAGAGAAAGAAGTCATCGTCCAGGAGAGCATCGGACAGCTCAGAGGAAGAATCTGAAGCTGAAAGCaag aagaaaaagaaaagaatcaaGGAAGAAGGGGACAAAGAGAAG GATGAcagaagaaagaaggaaagaaaaaggaaggCCGAGCGAAGTTACAAAGACACATCTTCAGAGTCATCTGTGGACTCTGAGGGGGAGGAGGTA GCTGAAgccaagaagaaaaagagaagtagcgaggaaaaggagaaaatcCCA gaCAAATccaagaagaaaaggaaaaagaagcaCAAGAAACAcggcagaaaaaagaaaaagaagactgCATCTCAGTCAGACTTGGAGCTCAATTAA
- the LOC123976112 gene encoding zinc finger and BTB domain-containing protein 49-like, which yields MLYPVEFTNGGKMSQIEELKVFVSERLNATASEIVGAIEKTITDYEEQVSRLKEENDRHRSLLDIILKAKLTPRQTEAGNATKKQVTPAAADPGASDSSPAHESPCHSNGLQCVFTSRTDFLKLASSGDCPYCLKTVQASETHLMRKHYLFAVHFAEGGTEKFVVPCTCKDRIQGRSHWHCPFCRKIIYRKCNFEVHISKQHGYTILQQSQDPEIDHPSLIAFEEDVPLSPEPWCQQGLSSLHQEDPQSSLLLQIKDEEEEMWRLGSHPELQNSEQLQIKGEPIQIGLEADHAQDPALNIIYVDTYIQHPSEINNVESSREHPLPNSSTQPLENLPDGGIGEIQQPAGKSQHITKDGALAKNGSRSKIKDWKNHRHCLNIKPLNSTRKRHVQRSVPPLSLNVKKSTESSASQNLTGPHCCKACGKTFHYIYTLRTHAQTHTVDKIYICGICGKHLESPESLIQHLKSHTKTNKCSVCGKQFSNSSRLKRHRRFHRPKGLNIMSSAYKPQMGDILPMS from the exons ATGCTTTATCCAGTTGAGTTTACAAATGGTGGAAAGATGAGTCAAATCGAAGAACTAAAGGTGTTTGTCTCGGAGCGGCTAAACGCTACTGCCTCTGAAATAGTCGGTGCTATTGAAAAAACCATAACGGATTACGAGGAGCAGGTTTCCCGTTTGAAGGAAGAAAACGACCGGCACCGCTCTCTGTTGGACATCATCCTGAAAGCCAAGTTAACGCCACGACAGACAGAAG cAGGTAATGCCACCAAAAAACAGGTtacccctgctgctgctgacccAGGTGCATCAGATTCAAGTCCTGCCCACGAGTCCCCCTGCCATTCCAATG gcTTGCAGTGTGTCTTCACCTCACGCACAGACTTTTTAAAGTTAGCATCCAGTGGCGACTGTCCCTACTGCTTGAAGACCGTTCAAGCCAGTGAGACACATTTAATGAGAAAGCATTATCTATTTGCTGTTCATTTTGCTGAGGGTGGTACCG AAAAATTTGTTGTTCCATGTACATGCAAAGACAGGATCCAAGGTAGAAGTCACTGGCACTGCCCATTTTGCAGAAAGATCATTTATCGGAAATGTAACTTTGAGGTGCACATATCTAAACAACATG GTTATACAATATTGCAGCAAAGCCAAGACCCAG AGATCGATCATCCCTCTCTCATTGCCTTTGAGGAGGATGTTCCTCTGAGTCCTGAACCCTGGTGTCAGCAGGGGCTGAGCAGTCTACACCAGGAGGACCCTCAGTCCTCACTGTTGCTTCAAATAaaagatgaggaagaagaaatgTGGAGACTAG GGAGTCATCCTGAGTTGCAGAACTCAGAGCAGCTGCAGATCAAAGGTGAGCCAATACAAATAGGTCTGGAGGCAGATCACGCTCAAGACCCTGCATTGAACATAATCTATGTGGACACTTACATTCAACATCCCAGCGAAATCAACAATGTGGAAAGCAGCAGGGAGCATCCTCTTCCTAATTCTTCAACTCAACCTCTGGAAAACCTGCCTGATGGTGGGATTGGTGAAATACAGCAGCCAGCTGGGAAATCTCAGCACATCACTAAAGATGGTGCTCTTGCTAAGAATGGAAGCAGAAGCAAAATCAAGGATTGGAAGAACCATAGACATTGTTTAAATATAAAGCCACTCAATTCAACTAGGAAGAGGCATGTGCAAAGATCTGTACCTCCCTTGAGTTTAAATGTAAAGAAATCCACAGAGTCATCTGCCAGTCAGAATCTCACAGGTCCTCATTGTTGTAAAGCATGTGGAAAGACTTTCCATTACATATACACACTGAGGACACacgcgcaaacacacacagtggataAAATCTATATATGTGGAATTTGTGGAAAACATTTAGAGTCGCCAGAGAGTTTAATCCAGCACCTTAAAagccacacaaaaacaaacaaatgtagtgTATGTGGCAAACAGTTTTCTAATAGTTCCCGTCTGAAACGGCATAGGAGATTTCACAGACCAAAGGGTCTAAATATCATGTCATCAGCTTACAAACCACAGATGGGCGATATCTTACCGATGTCATAA
- the fam133b gene encoding protein FAM133 isoform X4: MGKRDNRVAYINPIAAARARGPAQNSGPTIQDYLSRPRPTWEELKEQLEKKKKGSRALADFEDKMNDKWRKELAKNREKLLGGGDKEKDKKTTEKEKEEKKEKKEKKKKEKKKPSRHSSSSSSSSSSDSSSSSSSESEDEDEKKSVKKKRKRKKSSSRRASDSSEEESEAESKKKKKRIKEEGDKEKDDRRKKERKRKAERSYKDTSSESSVDSEGEEVAEAKKKKRSSEEKEKIPDKSKKKRKKKHKKHGRKKKKKTASQSDLELN, translated from the exons ATGGGCAAGAGAGACAATCGAGTG GCTTACATTAACCCCATTGCTGCTGCACGAGCCAGGGGACCGGCACAGAACTCCGGACCAACCATACAGGATTACTTAAGCAGACCTCGACCAACATG GGAAGAATTAAAGGAGCAgctggagaagaagaagaagggctCCCGAGCCCTGGCTgactttgaggacaaaatgaACGAT aaATGGAGGAAAGAACTGGCAAAAAACCGAGAGAAGTTGTTAGGGGGAGgtgacaaagaaaaagacaaaaaaacaacagaaaaggaaaaagaggagaagaaagagaaaaaagag aaaaagaagaaagagaagaagaagcccAGCAGG cattcttcatcttcctcctcctcatcgaGTTCTGATTCTTCTAGCAGCTCCTCCTCAGAATCTGAAGACGAG GATGAAAAGAAGAGTGTGAAGAAAAAGCGGAAGAGAAAGAAGTCATCGTCCAGGAGAGCATCGGACAGCTCAGAGGAAGAATCTGAAGCTGAAAGCaag aagaaaaagaaaagaatcaaGGAAGAAGGGGACAAAGAGAAG GATGAcagaagaaagaaggaaagaaaaaggaaggCCGAGCGAAGTTACAAAGACACATCTTCAGAGTCATCTGTGGACTCTGAGGGGGAGGAGGTA GCTGAAgccaagaagaaaaagagaagtagcgaggaaaaggagaaaatcCCA gaCAAATccaagaagaaaaggaaaaagaagcaCAAGAAACAcggcagaaaaaagaaaaagaagactgCATCTCAGTCAGACTTGGAGCTCAATTAA
- the LOC123976115 gene encoding progranulin-like produces MLRITLWLFVGVFVWEFVSCSITCPDGNVCSDFATCCKMKHGYSCCPYPKAVCCSDLAHCCPSGFRCDLVTNMCEKENQPWMNIPMVKKEAAEEPSTPVLPVSPLQELEINHVTDQTKSSVVFCDNYYICPDGTTCCRHPRGVWFCCPYSLGRCCLDGYHCCPYGFDCDLSYTHCVRQGLRYPFTPKQALSSFPASLISTSEDKSSLQETPMTALTEASDGDREAGVIRCDSKFYCSKGTTCCKGSTGQWNCCPYPLGKCCADGRHCCQYGYTCDPTSMSCRRWYSQIPSGTQDRAKTY; encoded by the exons ATGTTGAGGATAACTCTGTGGTTGTTTGTGGGAGTGTTTGTGTGGGAGTTTGTGTCCTGCTCCATCACATGTCCTGACGGGAATGTGTGCTCCGATTTCGCCACCTGCTGTAAGATGAAGCATGGATATAGCTGCTGCCCATATCCAAAA GCCGTGTGTTGCTCTGACTTGGCCCACTGCTGCCCTTCAGGCTTTCGTTGTGACCTGGTTACCAATATGTGCGAGAAGGAAAACCAGCCGTGGATGAACATACCAATGGTGAAGAAGGAAGCTGCAGAGGAACCAAGCACACCTGTTCTACCTGTATCTCCTCTCCAGGAGCTCGAAATCAACCATGTGACGGACCAAACAAAGAGTTCAGTTGTCTTTTGTGACAACTATTACATCTGTCCCGATGGCACTACCTGCTGCAGACACCCAAGAGGCGTCTGGTTCTGTTGCCCATACTCTCTA GGAAGGTGCTGTTTGGATGGCTACCACTGTTGTCCATACGGCTTCGACTGTGACCTCAGTTACACGCACTGTGTGAGGCAAGGCCTGAGATATCCCTTCACCCCGAAACAAGCTCTGTCCTCATTCCCTGCCTCACTCATTTCAACTTCAGAGGACAAAAGCAGCTTGCAAGAG ACACCAATGACAGCTCTAACAGAAGCCAGTGACGGCGATCGGGAGGCTGGAGTCATTCGCTGTGATTCCAAGTTTTACTGCTCAAAAGGGACAACTTGCTGCAAAGGATCCACAGGCCAGTGGAACTGCTGTCCCTACCCACTG GGCAAGTGTTGTGCAGATGGTCGGCACTGCTGTCAGTATGGATATACCTGCGACCCCACCTCCATGTCATGCAGAAGATGGTATTCTCAGATCCCCTCAGGAACACAAGATCGTGCCAAAACATACTAA
- the fam133b gene encoding protein FAM133 isoform X8, which translates to MVLIGALCCSQRQKAYINPIAAARARGPAQNSGPTIQDYLSRPRPTWEELKEQLEKKKKGSRALADFEDKMNDKWRKELAKNREKLLGGGDKEKDKKTTEKEKEEKKEKKEKKKKEKKKPSRHSSSSSSSSSSDSSSSSSSESEDEDEKKSVKKKRKRKKSSSRRASDSSEEESEAESKKKKKRIKEEGDKEKDDRRKKERKRKAERSYKDTSSESSVDSEGEEDKSKKKRKKKHKKHGRKKKKKTASQSDLELN; encoded by the exons ATGGTTTTAATTGGTGCATTGTGTTGTAGCCAACGCCAAAAG GCTTACATTAACCCCATTGCTGCTGCACGAGCCAGGGGACCGGCACAGAACTCCGGACCAACCATACAGGATTACTTAAGCAGACCTCGACCAACATG GGAAGAATTAAAGGAGCAgctggagaagaagaagaagggctCCCGAGCCCTGGCTgactttgaggacaaaatgaACGAT aaATGGAGGAAAGAACTGGCAAAAAACCGAGAGAAGTTGTTAGGGGGAGgtgacaaagaaaaagacaaaaaaacaacagaaaaggaaaaagaggagaagaaagagaaaaaagag aaaaagaagaaagagaagaagaagcccAGCAGG cattcttcatcttcctcctcctcatcgaGTTCTGATTCTTCTAGCAGCTCCTCCTCAGAATCTGAAGACGAG GATGAAAAGAAGAGTGTGAAGAAAAAGCGGAAGAGAAAGAAGTCATCGTCCAGGAGAGCATCGGACAGCTCAGAGGAAGAATCTGAAGCTGAAAGCaag aagaaaaagaaaagaatcaaGGAAGAAGGGGACAAAGAGAAG GATGAcagaagaaagaaggaaagaaaaaggaaggCCGAGCGAAGTTACAAAGACACATCTTCAGAGTCATCTGTGGACTCTGAGGGGGAGGAG gaCAAATccaagaagaaaaggaaaaagaagcaCAAGAAACAcggcagaaaaaagaaaaagaagactgCATCTCAGTCAGACTTGGAGCTCAATTAA
- the fam133b gene encoding protein FAM133 isoform X7, with amino-acid sequence MVLIGALCCSQRQKAYINPIAAARARGPAQNSGPTIQDYLSRPRPTWEELKEQLEKKKKGSRALADFEDKMNDKWRKELAKNREKLLGGGDKEKDKKTTEKEKEEKKEKKEKKKKEKKKPSRHSSSSSSSSSSDSSSSSSSESEDEDEKKSVKKKRKRKKSSSRRASDSSEEESEAESKKKKKRIKEEGDKEKDDRRKKERKRKAERSYKDTSSESSVDSEGEEVDKSKKKRKKKHKKHGRKKKKKTASQSDLELN; translated from the exons ATGGTTTTAATTGGTGCATTGTGTTGTAGCCAACGCCAAAAG GCTTACATTAACCCCATTGCTGCTGCACGAGCCAGGGGACCGGCACAGAACTCCGGACCAACCATACAGGATTACTTAAGCAGACCTCGACCAACATG GGAAGAATTAAAGGAGCAgctggagaagaagaagaagggctCCCGAGCCCTGGCTgactttgaggacaaaatgaACGAT aaATGGAGGAAAGAACTGGCAAAAAACCGAGAGAAGTTGTTAGGGGGAGgtgacaaagaaaaagacaaaaaaacaacagaaaaggaaaaagaggagaagaaagagaaaaaagag aaaaagaagaaagagaagaagaagcccAGCAGG cattcttcatcttcctcctcctcatcgaGTTCTGATTCTTCTAGCAGCTCCTCCTCAGAATCTGAAGACGAG GATGAAAAGAAGAGTGTGAAGAAAAAGCGGAAGAGAAAGAAGTCATCGTCCAGGAGAGCATCGGACAGCTCAGAGGAAGAATCTGAAGCTGAAAGCaag aagaaaaagaaaagaatcaaGGAAGAAGGGGACAAAGAGAAG GATGAcagaagaaagaaggaaagaaaaaggaaggCCGAGCGAAGTTACAAAGACACATCTTCAGAGTCATCTGTGGACTCTGAGGGGGAGGAGGTA gaCAAATccaagaagaaaaggaaaaagaagcaCAAGAAACAcggcagaaaaaagaaaaagaagactgCATCTCAGTCAGACTTGGAGCTCAATTAA
- the fam133b gene encoding protein FAM133 isoform X5 encodes MGKRDNRVAYINPIAAARARGPAQNSGPTIQDYLSRPRPTWEELKEQLEKKKKGSRALADFEDKMNDKWRKELAKNREKLLGGGDKEKDKKTTEKEKEEKKEKKEKKKKEKKKPSRHSSSSSSSSSSDSSSSSSSESEDEDEKKSVKKKRKRKKSSSRRASDSSEEESEAESKKKKKRIKEEGDKEKDDRRKKERKRKAERSYKDTSSESSVDSEGEEAEAKKKKRSSEEKEKIPDKSKKKRKKKHKKHGRKKKKKTASQSDLELN; translated from the exons ATGGGCAAGAGAGACAATCGAGTG GCTTACATTAACCCCATTGCTGCTGCACGAGCCAGGGGACCGGCACAGAACTCCGGACCAACCATACAGGATTACTTAAGCAGACCTCGACCAACATG GGAAGAATTAAAGGAGCAgctggagaagaagaagaagggctCCCGAGCCCTGGCTgactttgaggacaaaatgaACGAT aaATGGAGGAAAGAACTGGCAAAAAACCGAGAGAAGTTGTTAGGGGGAGgtgacaaagaaaaagacaaaaaaacaacagaaaaggaaaaagaggagaagaaagagaaaaaagag aaaaagaagaaagagaagaagaagcccAGCAGG cattcttcatcttcctcctcctcatcgaGTTCTGATTCTTCTAGCAGCTCCTCCTCAGAATCTGAAGACGAG GATGAAAAGAAGAGTGTGAAGAAAAAGCGGAAGAGAAAGAAGTCATCGTCCAGGAGAGCATCGGACAGCTCAGAGGAAGAATCTGAAGCTGAAAGCaag aagaaaaagaaaagaatcaaGGAAGAAGGGGACAAAGAGAAG GATGAcagaagaaagaaggaaagaaaaaggaaggCCGAGCGAAGTTACAAAGACACATCTTCAGAGTCATCTGTGGACTCTGAGGGGGAGGAG GCTGAAgccaagaagaaaaagagaagtagcgaggaaaaggagaaaatcCCA gaCAAATccaagaagaaaaggaaaaagaagcaCAAGAAACAcggcagaaaaaagaaaaagaagactgCATCTCAGTCAGACTTGGAGCTCAATTAA
- the fam133b gene encoding protein FAM133 isoform X3, which produces MVLIGALCCSQRQKAYINPIAAARARGPAQNSGPTIQDYLSRPRPTWEELKEQLEKKKKGSRALADFEDKMNDKWRKELAKNREKLLGGGDKEKDKKTTEKEKEEKKEKKEKKKKEKKKPSRHSSSSSSSSSSDSSSSSSSESEDEDEKKSVKKKRKRKKSSSRRASDSSEEESEAESKKKKKRIKEEGDKEKDDRRKKERKRKAERSYKDTSSESSVDSEGEEAEAKKKKRSSEEKEKIPDKSKKKRKKKHKKHGRKKKKKTASQSDLELN; this is translated from the exons ATGGTTTTAATTGGTGCATTGTGTTGTAGCCAACGCCAAAAG GCTTACATTAACCCCATTGCTGCTGCACGAGCCAGGGGACCGGCACAGAACTCCGGACCAACCATACAGGATTACTTAAGCAGACCTCGACCAACATG GGAAGAATTAAAGGAGCAgctggagaagaagaagaagggctCCCGAGCCCTGGCTgactttgaggacaaaatgaACGAT aaATGGAGGAAAGAACTGGCAAAAAACCGAGAGAAGTTGTTAGGGGGAGgtgacaaagaaaaagacaaaaaaacaacagaaaaggaaaaagaggagaagaaagagaaaaaagag aaaaagaagaaagagaagaagaagcccAGCAGG cattcttcatcttcctcctcctcatcgaGTTCTGATTCTTCTAGCAGCTCCTCCTCAGAATCTGAAGACGAG GATGAAAAGAAGAGTGTGAAGAAAAAGCGGAAGAGAAAGAAGTCATCGTCCAGGAGAGCATCGGACAGCTCAGAGGAAGAATCTGAAGCTGAAAGCaag aagaaaaagaaaagaatcaaGGAAGAAGGGGACAAAGAGAAG GATGAcagaagaaagaaggaaagaaaaaggaaggCCGAGCGAAGTTACAAAGACACATCTTCAGAGTCATCTGTGGACTCTGAGGGGGAGGAG GCTGAAgccaagaagaaaaagagaagtagcgaggaaaaggagaaaatcCCA gaCAAATccaagaagaaaaggaaaaagaagcaCAAGAAACAcggcagaaaaaagaaaaagaagactgCATCTCAGTCAGACTTGGAGCTCAATTAA
- the fam133b gene encoding protein FAM133 isoform X6: MGKRDNRVAYINPIAAARARGPAQNSGPTIQDYLSRPRPTWEELKEQLEKKKKGSRALADFEDKMNDKWRKELAKNREKLLGGGDKEKDKKTTEKEKEEKKEKKEKKKKEKKKPSRHSSSSSSSSSSDSSSSSSSESEDEDEKKSVKKKRKRKKSSSRRASDSSEEESEAESKKKKRIKEEGDKEKDDRRKKERKRKAERSYKDTSSESSVDSEGEEAEAKKKKRSSEEKEKIPDKSKKKRKKKHKKHGRKKKKKTASQSDLELN, encoded by the exons ATGGGCAAGAGAGACAATCGAGTG GCTTACATTAACCCCATTGCTGCTGCACGAGCCAGGGGACCGGCACAGAACTCCGGACCAACCATACAGGATTACTTAAGCAGACCTCGACCAACATG GGAAGAATTAAAGGAGCAgctggagaagaagaagaagggctCCCGAGCCCTGGCTgactttgaggacaaaatgaACGAT aaATGGAGGAAAGAACTGGCAAAAAACCGAGAGAAGTTGTTAGGGGGAGgtgacaaagaaaaagacaaaaaaacaacagaaaaggaaaaagaggagaagaaagagaaaaaagag aaaaagaagaaagagaagaagaagcccAGCAGG cattcttcatcttcctcctcctcatcgaGTTCTGATTCTTCTAGCAGCTCCTCCTCAGAATCTGAAGACGAG GATGAAAAGAAGAGTGTGAAGAAAAAGCGGAAGAGAAAGAAGTCATCGTCCAGGAGAGCATCGGACAGCTCAGAGGAAGAATCTGAAGCTGAAAGCaag aaaaagaaaagaatcaaGGAAGAAGGGGACAAAGAGAAG GATGAcagaagaaagaaggaaagaaaaaggaaggCCGAGCGAAGTTACAAAGACACATCTTCAGAGTCATCTGTGGACTCTGAGGGGGAGGAG GCTGAAgccaagaagaaaaagagaagtagcgaggaaaaggagaaaatcCCA gaCAAATccaagaagaaaaggaaaaagaagcaCAAGAAACAcggcagaaaaaagaaaaagaagactgCATCTCAGTCAGACTTGGAGCTCAATTAA